Proteins from a genomic interval of Pantoea deleyi:
- the arcB gene encoding aerobic respiration two-component sensor histidine kinase ArcB produces MKQIRLLAQYYVDLMVKLGLVRFSLLLASALVVLAMIVQMAVTMVLRGHVESIDVVRSVFFGLLITPWAVYFLSVVVDQLEESRQRLARLVDKLEEMRTRDLELNQQMKETITQLNQEISDRKKAELAREQVMDKLREEVTRREQAQIELEQQSSFLRSFLDASPDLVFYRNIDKQFSGCNRAMELLTGKSEKQLIGLTPRDIYDDEAATKVLETDEKVFRHNVSLTYEQWLQYPDGRKACFEIRKVPYYDRVGKRSGLMGFGRDITERKRYQDALENASREKTTFISTISHELRTPLNGIVGLSRILLDTDLNQEQLKYLKTIHVSAITLGNIFNDVIEVDKIERRKVQLDNQPLDFTGFLADLENLSGLLAQPKGLKFVLAPQLPLPHMIATDGTRLRQILWNLIGNAVKFTQQGEILVRVAYEQDETLRFEVQDSGMGIPQDEQDKIFAMYYQVKDQHGGKPATGTGIGLAVSRRLAQAMGGDIRVHSAPGQGSCFTVEIHAPRIAEEVENEGVEDSLPLPALHVLLVEDIELNVIVARSVLEKLGCSVEVAMTGQAALAMFDPLEFDLVLLDIQLPDMTGLDVSRAIRQQYQGTHLPPLVALTANVLKDKKEYFDAGMDDVLSKPLAVPALTAMIKKYWDYQSEPEEETSAGRDDKTLMLLDVAMLEQYIELVGPGLITQSLTMFEKMMPDYLAVLESNLMARDQKGIAEEGHKIKGAAGSVGLQRLQMLAKQIQSPELPAWWDNVTEWIDELKHEWRHDVQVLRDWVAGQER; encoded by the coding sequence ATGAAGCAAATTCGTCTGTTGGCGCAGTACTACGTTGATTTGATGGTCAAGCTGGGACTGGTGCGGTTCTCGCTGCTGCTGGCGTCGGCGCTGGTGGTGCTGGCGATGATCGTCCAGATGGCGGTCACGATGGTACTGCGGGGCCATGTTGAGAGTATCGACGTGGTACGTTCGGTCTTTTTCGGGCTGCTGATCACGCCCTGGGCGGTCTATTTCCTGTCGGTGGTGGTCGATCAGCTGGAGGAGTCGCGGCAGCGGCTGGCCCGGCTGGTGGATAAGCTGGAGGAGATGCGTACCCGCGATCTGGAACTTAACCAGCAGATGAAAGAGACCATCACGCAGCTGAATCAGGAGATCAGCGACCGTAAAAAAGCGGAGCTGGCGCGTGAACAGGTGATGGACAAGCTGCGTGAAGAGGTGACGCGTCGCGAACAGGCGCAGATCGAGCTGGAACAGCAATCCTCTTTCCTGCGCTCCTTCCTGGATGCCTCGCCGGACCTGGTGTTCTATCGCAACATCGACAAACAGTTCTCCGGCTGTAACCGGGCGATGGAGCTGCTGACCGGCAAAAGCGAAAAACAGCTGATTGGCCTGACGCCGCGTGACATCTACGATGATGAAGCGGCGACCAAGGTGCTGGAGACGGATGAGAAGGTGTTCCGCCATAACGTCTCGCTGACCTATGAACAGTGGCTGCAATATCCCGACGGCCGCAAAGCCTGTTTTGAGATCCGTAAAGTGCCCTATTACGACCGCGTCGGTAAGCGCAGCGGGCTGATGGGCTTTGGCCGCGATATAACCGAGCGTAAGCGCTATCAGGACGCGTTAGAGAACGCCAGCCGGGAAAAGACCACCTTTATCTCAACGATCAGCCACGAGCTTCGTACGCCGCTTAATGGCATTGTCGGCCTGAGCCGGATTCTGCTGGACACCGATCTGAATCAGGAGCAGCTCAAATACCTGAAAACCATCCATGTCTCGGCCATCACGCTGGGCAACATCTTCAACGATGTGATTGAGGTGGACAAGATTGAACGCCGTAAAGTGCAGCTGGATAACCAGCCGCTCGATTTCACCGGCTTCCTCGCCGATTTAGAAAATCTCTCCGGTCTGCTGGCGCAGCCTAAAGGGCTGAAGTTTGTGCTCGCGCCGCAGCTGCCCCTGCCGCACATGATCGCCACTGACGGCACACGCCTGCGTCAGATTCTGTGGAACCTGATTGGCAACGCGGTGAAGTTCACCCAGCAGGGGGAGATCCTGGTGCGGGTGGCCTACGAGCAGGATGAGACCCTGCGCTTCGAGGTGCAGGATTCCGGTATGGGGATCCCGCAGGATGAGCAGGATAAGATCTTTGCGATGTACTATCAGGTCAAAGATCAGCACGGCGGTAAACCGGCGACCGGCACCGGCATCGGACTGGCGGTGTCCCGCCGTCTGGCGCAGGCGATGGGCGGCGATATTCGTGTTCACAGCGCGCCAGGGCAGGGCTCCTGCTTTACCGTCGAGATCCACGCGCCGCGCATTGCGGAAGAGGTGGAAAACGAAGGCGTGGAGGACAGCCTGCCGCTACCGGCCCTGCACGTCCTGCTGGTTGAGGATATTGAGCTGAACGTCATCGTGGCGCGTTCGGTCCTGGAGAAGCTGGGCTGCAGCGTCGAGGTCGCCATGACCGGCCAGGCGGCGCTGGCGATGTTTGACCCGCTGGAGTTTGATCTGGTGCTGCTGGACATTCAGCTGCCGGATATGACCGGGCTGGATGTCTCACGCGCTATTCGCCAGCAGTATCAGGGCACCCATCTCCCACCGCTGGTGGCGCTCACCGCCAACGTCCTCAAAGACAAAAAAGAGTATTTCGACGCGGGCATGGATGATGTGCTCAGCAAGCCTCTGGCGGTTCCGGCACTGACGGCGATGATCAAAAAGTACTGGGATTATCAGTCTGAACCGGAAGAGGAGACCTCTGCCGGGCGCGATGATAAAACTCTGATGCTGCTGGATGTCGCGATGCTTGAACAGTATATCGAGCTGGTTGGACCGGGCCTGATCACCCAGAGCCTGACGATGTTCGAAAAAATGATGCCGGATTACCTGGCCGTGCTGGAATCCAACCTGATGGCGCGGGATCAGAAAGGGATCGCCGAAGAGGGCCACAAAATCAAAGGCGCGGCGGGTTCAGTGGGACTGCAGCGGTTACAGATGCTGGCGAAACAGATTCAGAGTCCGGAGCTGCCGGCGTGGTGGGACAACGTGACGGAGTGGATTGATGAGCTGAAGCACGAGTGGCGACACGATGTGCAGGTATTGCGCGACTGGGTGGCAGGACAGGAACGCTGA
- the ptsN gene encoding PTS IIA-like nitrogen regulatory protein PtsN — MNNDLTLELSTVLSPDCTRSGVHCQSKKRALEIISELAAKQLNLPHQTLFEAILTRERMGSTGIGNGIAIPHGKLEEDTLRAVGVFISLEQPIAFDAVDNQPVDLLFALLVPADQCKTHLHTLSLVAKRLADKTVCRRLRAAQSDEELYAIITEIQTEQ, encoded by the coding sequence ATGAACAACGATCTTACACTGGAATTGAGCACGGTGCTTTCGCCTGACTGCACCCGCAGCGGCGTACACTGCCAGAGCAAAAAACGTGCGCTGGAAATCATCAGCGAACTGGCCGCAAAGCAGCTCAACCTGCCGCACCAGACGCTTTTTGAAGCGATCCTGACCCGTGAACGCATGGGCAGTACCGGTATCGGCAACGGTATCGCCATTCCTCACGGCAAGCTGGAAGAGGATACGCTGCGTGCGGTCGGGGTCTTTATCAGCCTCGAACAGCCGATTGCGTTCGATGCCGTCGATAACCAGCCGGTCGATCTGCTGTTTGCCTTACTGGTGCCGGCTGACCAGTGCAAAACGCACCTGCACACCCTTTCACTGGTGGCAAAACGTCTGGCAGATAAAACGGTCTGCCGCCGTCTGCGCGCGGCGCAGAGTGATGAAGAGCTCTACGCCATTATTACGGAAATCCAGACAGAGCAGTAA
- the mtgA gene encoding monofunctional biosynthetic peptidoglycan transglycosylase has product MNKHKGSIGQRVRRIVGRIVLVWLGLWLAGILLFAFLPVPFSAVMAERQIGAWLRGDFSYVAHSDWVGHDAISPWMGLAVIASEDQKFPTHWGFDVAAIESVLDRKESQMRGASTLSQQTAKNLFLWDGRSWLRKGLEAGLTVGLETVWTKRRILTVYLNIAEFGPGIFGVEAASQRYFHKPASRLTAADAALLAAVLPNPIRYRAAAPSGYVRERQQWILRQMRQLGGEGFLQRNQLD; this is encoded by the coding sequence ATGAACAAGCATAAAGGAAGCATCGGACAGCGTGTCAGACGGATCGTGGGCCGTATTGTACTGGTCTGGCTGGGCCTCTGGCTGGCGGGAATTTTACTCTTTGCCTTCCTGCCGGTTCCGTTCTCCGCGGTGATGGCGGAACGGCAGATCGGGGCCTGGCTGCGCGGTGATTTTAGTTATGTCGCCCATTCAGACTGGGTCGGGCATGATGCGATCTCACCCTGGATGGGGCTGGCCGTCATCGCCTCGGAAGACCAGAAGTTTCCCACCCACTGGGGGTTTGATGTGGCGGCGATTGAGTCGGTGCTGGACAGGAAGGAGAGCCAGATGCGTGGCGCCTCCACGCTGTCACAGCAGACGGCGAAGAATCTCTTTCTGTGGGATGGGCGTAGCTGGTTGCGGAAAGGGCTGGAAGCGGGTCTGACGGTGGGGCTGGAAACGGTCTGGACGAAACGGCGCATTCTGACCGTCTATCTCAACATTGCCGAGTTCGGGCCGGGGATCTTTGGCGTCGAGGCGGCATCGCAGCGCTACTTCCACAAGCCAGCCAGCCGGCTGACGGCGGCAGACGCGGCGCTGCTGGCGGCGGTGCTGCCTAACCCAATTCGCTACCGTGCGGCGGCGCCCTCCGGCTATGTCAGAGAGCGGCAGCAGTGGATCCTGCGTCAGATGCGTCAGCTGGGCGGCGAGGGCTTTTTACAGCGTAATCAGCTCGACTAA
- a CDS encoding glutamate synthase-related protein, producing the protein MSTKKPQSYGLYDPTAGSDSCGVGFITRKDGEQTHEILQMAHSALCTVPHRGGMSAEGVGDGAGVNVDLSLHFFRKITGEPLEAGRFGVGNFFVPKDAELRANAERLVDETLSSFGLPIIMKRDMPLDSSVTRPAAVQFQLPILQWIFTAPQDVVDQNDFEQRIYRALLTIEARAFTDSEFGGLYPLSLSSRTQVFKARLNSNEVIPYFKDLTDPDHQVRGLFFHTRFSTNTDPHTTMAQPFRLMAHNGELNTDRKNRIAEAALALARGKKIVRPKGQSDSSRLDQSIHSRLMEDNLDLITAVVSMMPPAWENDTELSPEVRAMLEYFSLYEEKNDGPAALIFGNGEVIGARLDRLGLRPLRSVETADYIGAMSEAGQIAFPPESVLRRGRIEAGGMLYFDHREKRSYTTLQALEKLAAEKDYLALLREARVGLDDLPEIPAEQQGSPLRYRGDLKTYQRFVAYYYNQESFKFMMDPMLNTGAEKISAMGYGNAINGLSDHEGGMAHYFSQRFAQVTNPPLDSIREADGMTLRVALGAKPHLGRSKGRQIVVPTPILSHLDMLRLREQTIAPYARFEMLYEPVVGKDLLSMTANANALEKAIDDLAQQVVDFARSQGGIAVLTDRHISSKHAAIPMLLVVSAINQRLVQEGLRLDVSLVVESGQSISSHHIAATLGFGASAIYPLGVQMRAEEKYGEGEEGNKAFKRYAKAAEKALMKTMGKVGLCTVESYSCGEFFEPNFLNTDDPVLKKYFPNIKTPVGGAGFATIAQMAVDWHQSALRIEGESDVPLLGLFKERAEGAGHSYGTIAVRTFIDMTEEPIRFADKAREEDNFIRLMTLARLDNAFGIKPETFKDSSFERIPDEVINNFAITADYRQFSSLMYEERKRRPAALRDILTFPADLTHIDSEAEFRRKLGRYSLTNNGFAIRGMVCEAEDGSLNHFMLRLTDAIEGLKPESERLQNLSRALKSRFGDDIESSEVVSGGLKVTAYGKAADYLSRIFTTLPSLPLSEVQPACEITRTFASGAMSHGALVAPAHEAVAHGTNMVGGMSNCGEGGEHYSRHGTIRASRIKQLASGRFGVWAAYLADPMLEELEIKIGQGAKPGEGGQLPAAKVTVEIAAARGGTPGVELVSPPPHHDTYSIEDLAQLIHDCKAARVRVIVKLVSSEGIGTIAVGVAKAGADVINVAGNTGGTGAASVTSLKYTGRVAEIGIAEVHQALCANGLREKVLLRCSGAQQTGSDVVKSALLGGDSFEFGTTALMMLKCVMAKNCNVKCPAGLTTNAEAFDGDPRQLAQYFLNVAHEVREILARMGLRSLREARGRADLLHLMDHPLEVGKLDLRAMLTVVPELKIDKPVYLEKDFELDDGWVEQLKLSLVDQGNPAVTLGDNIVLNNRNKSVGGQLAIDIERMLNHQLTAEQLRAMPAVLTDDRGRRYLAPESVKIATTGSAGQSFGAFCNDGMQLTHYGTCNDGVGKGQCGGELIVMSPGGGAQDSDGNVLIGNFALFGATGGRLFVQGQAGDRFAVRNSGATAVVEGVGDFCCEYMTNGAILNLGTFGKGFGNGMSGGFAYQYDPYGTLASHAAGDSVQFGSIADQDEMAQVHKQAVLTMLNWHLAATRSPRAAWLLENWETECHHFVYVMPRSLLLYQDGGEILKAKSRKDLLEELSTALAGHQVAKFKAAWRQGKTIANGAVPAYGATDTLEMFVLLNNYTVLSFAQQLALAKLPKGTPVEDPAVEKAVRNLLMTEDFALVSKLQRHARSAIESYNDDELASLIGTKRMSDYKAALTQRNIRSMDSLATYGWIMYQDACNREVLGHLPDFEELFARAALPEIAAAVGKLS; encoded by the coding sequence ATGTCCACTAAAAAACCTCAATCCTATGGCTTGTATGATCCGACAGCAGGCAGTGACAGCTGTGGTGTAGGTTTCATTACGCGTAAGGACGGCGAGCAGACCCACGAGATTCTGCAGATGGCGCACAGCGCCCTGTGTACGGTGCCCCACCGCGGCGGGATGTCAGCAGAAGGCGTGGGTGACGGCGCGGGGGTCAACGTCGACCTGTCGCTGCATTTCTTCCGCAAGATTACCGGCGAGCCGCTGGAAGCGGGTCGCTTTGGCGTCGGCAACTTCTTTGTGCCGAAAGATGCAGAGCTGCGGGCAAACGCCGAGCGCCTGGTGGATGAGACACTGAGCAGCTTTGGCCTGCCGATCATCATGAAGCGTGATATGCCGCTGGACAGCAGCGTAACGCGCCCGGCCGCCGTGCAGTTCCAGTTACCGATTCTGCAGTGGATTTTCACTGCCCCGCAGGACGTGGTCGATCAGAACGACTTCGAACAACGCATCTATCGCGCCCTGTTAACGATTGAAGCCCGTGCGTTTACCGACAGCGAATTTGGCGGACTCTATCCGCTGTCGCTCTCCTCGCGTACGCAGGTGTTTAAGGCCCGCCTGAACTCCAATGAAGTGATCCCCTACTTCAAAGATCTGACCGATCCCGATCATCAGGTGCGTGGGCTGTTTTTCCATACCCGCTTCTCAACCAACACCGATCCTCATACCACGATGGCGCAGCCGTTCCGTCTGATGGCGCACAACGGTGAGCTGAACACGGATCGTAAAAACCGCATCGCGGAAGCCGCGCTGGCGCTGGCCCGTGGCAAGAAAATCGTGCGGCCGAAAGGTCAGTCCGACAGCTCACGGCTGGATCAGAGCATCCACAGCCGCCTGATGGAGGACAACCTCGACCTGATCACCGCCGTGGTCTCCATGATGCCGCCCGCCTGGGAGAACGACACCGAGCTGTCGCCCGAAGTCCGCGCCATGCTGGAGTATTTCTCCCTGTACGAAGAGAAGAACGACGGCCCTGCCGCGTTAATCTTCGGCAACGGCGAAGTGATCGGTGCGCGTCTCGACCGCCTTGGCCTGCGTCCTCTGCGTTCCGTCGAAACCGCGGACTATATCGGTGCGATGTCGGAAGCGGGCCAGATCGCCTTCCCACCGGAAAGCGTGCTGCGCCGTGGCCGTATCGAAGCGGGTGGGATGCTCTATTTCGATCATCGTGAAAAACGCAGCTACACCACGCTGCAGGCGCTGGAAAAACTGGCTGCGGAAAAAGATTATCTGGCGCTGCTGCGTGAAGCCCGCGTCGGACTGGATGACCTGCCCGAGATCCCGGCGGAGCAGCAGGGTTCACCGCTGCGCTATCGTGGCGATCTGAAAACCTATCAGCGTTTTGTTGCCTACTACTACAACCAGGAAAGCTTCAAGTTCATGATGGACCCGATGCTGAACACCGGCGCAGAGAAGATCTCTGCGATGGGTTACGGCAACGCCATCAACGGCTTATCCGATCACGAAGGCGGCATGGCGCACTACTTCTCTCAGCGCTTTGCACAGGTAACTAACCCGCCGCTCGACTCCATCCGTGAAGCAGATGGCATGACGCTGCGGGTCGCGCTGGGCGCAAAACCGCATCTGGGTCGCAGCAAAGGCCGTCAGATCGTGGTGCCTACCCCGATCCTCAGCCATCTGGATATGCTGCGCTTACGCGAGCAGACCATTGCGCCTTATGCCCGTTTTGAGATGCTTTATGAGCCGGTGGTCGGCAAAGATCTGCTGAGCATGACGGCGAACGCCAACGCGCTGGAAAAAGCGATCGACGACCTGGCACAGCAGGTGGTGGATTTTGCCCGATCTCAGGGCGGCATCGCCGTACTGACCGATCGCCACATCTCCTCGAAGCACGCCGCGATCCCGATGCTGCTGGTGGTTTCTGCCATCAACCAGCGTCTGGTGCAGGAAGGGCTGCGTCTGGATGTCTCGCTGGTAGTAGAAAGCGGCCAGAGCATCTCCTCGCACCACATCGCCGCGACCCTGGGCTTCGGTGCCTCTGCAATCTATCCGCTGGGCGTTCAGATGCGCGCAGAGGAGAAATATGGTGAAGGCGAAGAGGGCAACAAAGCCTTTAAGCGCTATGCCAAAGCCGCCGAAAAAGCGCTGATGAAAACCATGGGCAAAGTGGGTCTCTGCACCGTGGAGAGCTACAGCTGTGGTGAATTCTTCGAGCCTAACTTCCTCAACACCGACGATCCGGTGCTGAAAAAGTATTTCCCGAACATTAAAACGCCGGTGGGCGGCGCAGGCTTCGCCACCATCGCCCAGATGGCGGTTGACTGGCATCAGAGCGCGCTCAGGATTGAGGGTGAATCTGACGTGCCGCTGCTGGGCCTGTTTAAAGAGCGCGCAGAGGGGGCCGGTCACTCTTACGGCACCATCGCCGTGCGGACCTTTATCGACATGACCGAAGAGCCGATTCGCTTTGCCGACAAAGCCCGCGAAGAGGATAACTTCATCCGTCTGATGACGCTGGCCCGGCTCGATAACGCCTTTGGCATCAAGCCAGAGACGTTTAAAGACAGCAGCTTCGAGCGCATTCCGGATGAGGTCATCAATAATTTTGCCATTACGGCCGATTACCGTCAGTTCTCAAGCCTGATGTATGAAGAGCGTAAACGTCGCCCGGCGGCGCTGCGCGACATTCTGACCTTCCCGGCGGATCTGACCCATATCGACAGCGAAGCAGAGTTCCGCCGCAAGCTGGGCCGCTACTCCCTGACCAACAACGGCTTTGCCATTCGTGGCATGGTGTGCGAGGCGGAAGATGGCAGCCTGAACCACTTTATGCTGCGTCTGACCGATGCCATTGAGGGGCTGAAACCTGAAAGCGAACGCCTGCAGAATCTCTCCCGCGCCCTGAAATCGCGCTTCGGCGACGACATCGAGAGCAGCGAGGTGGTCAGCGGCGGTCTGAAGGTCACCGCGTATGGCAAAGCGGCAGATTACCTGTCCCGTATTTTCACCACCCTGCCCTCACTGCCGCTGAGCGAAGTACAGCCAGCCTGTGAAATTACCCGCACCTTTGCTTCCGGGGCCATGAGCCACGGCGCGCTGGTCGCACCGGCGCATGAAGCGGTGGCACACGGCACCAACATGGTTGGTGGCATGAGTAACTGTGGTGAAGGTGGCGAACACTATTCGCGTCACGGCACCATCCGCGCCTCACGCATCAAGCAGCTGGCGTCGGGCCGCTTCGGCGTCTGGGCCGCTTATCTGGCCGATCCGATGCTGGAAGAGCTGGAGATTAAAATCGGCCAGGGCGCGAAGCCCGGCGAAGGTGGTCAGTTGCCGGCCGCCAAAGTCACCGTCGAGATTGCGGCGGCGCGTGGCGGTACACCTGGGGTCGAGCTGGTCTCGCCTCCGCCGCATCACGATACCTATTCCATCGAAGATCTGGCGCAGCTGATCCACGACTGCAAAGCCGCGCGGGTACGCGTGATCGTTAAGCTGGTTTCGTCGGAAGGGATCGGCACCATCGCGGTCGGCGTGGCGAAAGCGGGCGCTGACGTGATTAACGTCGCGGGTAACACCGGCGGCACCGGCGCAGCGTCGGTGACCAGCCTGAAATATACCGGACGTGTGGCGGAGATCGGCATCGCCGAGGTCCACCAGGCGCTCTGTGCAAACGGCCTGCGCGAGAAAGTGCTGCTGCGCTGCTCGGGCGCGCAACAGACCGGCAGCGACGTGGTGAAATCGGCGCTGCTGGGCGGTGACAGTTTTGAATTTGGTACCACCGCGCTGATGATGCTGAAATGCGTGATGGCGAAGAACTGCAACGTGAAGTGTCCGGCCGGGTTAACCACCAATGCCGAAGCCTTTGATGGCGATCCACGTCAGCTGGCGCAATATTTCCTCAACGTGGCGCACGAGGTGCGTGAGATCCTGGCGCGTATGGGCCTGCGCTCTCTGCGTGAAGCACGCGGCCGCGCCGACCTGCTGCACCTGATGGATCACCCGCTGGAAGTGGGCAAACTCGATTTACGCGCCATGCTCACCGTGGTGCCGGAGCTGAAAATCGACAAGCCTGTCTATCTGGAAAAAGATTTTGAGCTGGATGATGGCTGGGTTGAGCAGCTGAAGCTGTCGCTGGTGGATCAGGGGAATCCTGCTGTCACCCTGGGTGACAACATCGTCCTGAATAACCGTAACAAAAGCGTTGGCGGCCAGCTGGCGATCGATATCGAACGCATGCTGAACCATCAGCTGACGGCGGAGCAGTTACGGGCGATGCCTGCCGTTCTGACCGACGATCGCGGTCGCCGCTATCTGGCTCCTGAAAGCGTGAAAATCGCCACCACCGGATCCGCCGGTCAGTCATTTGGCGCTTTCTGCAACGACGGTATGCAGCTGACCCATTACGGCACCTGTAACGACGGTGTCGGCAAAGGCCAGTGTGGCGGTGAGCTTATCGTGATGTCGCCTGGCGGCGGCGCGCAGGATAGCGATGGCAACGTGCTGATCGGTAACTTTGCGCTGTTCGGCGCCACCGGCGGGCGTCTGTTCGTCCAGGGCCAGGCGGGTGACCGTTTCGCGGTGCGTAACTCTGGCGCGACGGCGGTGGTGGAAGGCGTCGGTGACTTCTGCTGCGAATATATGACCAACGGTGCCATCCTCAACCTGGGAACCTTTGGTAAAGGCTTTGGTAACGGCATGAGCGGTGGCTTCGCCTACCAGTACGATCCCTACGGCACGCTGGCCAGCCATGCAGCCGGGGATTCCGTGCAGTTCGGCTCGATTGCCGATCAGGACGAGATGGCGCAGGTGCATAAGCAGGCGGTGCTGACCATGCTGAACTGGCATCTGGCCGCTACCCGGTCGCCACGCGCCGCCTGGCTGCTGGAAAACTGGGAAACCGAGTGTCACCACTTTGTGTATGTGATGCCGCGTTCGCTGCTGCTCTACCAGGATGGCGGCGAGATCCTGAAAGCCAAAAGCCGCAAAGATCTGCTCGAAGAGCTGTCGACGGCGCTGGCGGGTCATCAGGTTGCGAAGTTCAAGGCAGCATGGCGTCAGGGTAAAACCATCGCTAACGGCGCCGTTCCGGCCTATGGCGCGACCGATACGCTGGAGATGTTCGTCCTGCTGAATAACTACACCGTGCTGAGCTTTGCCCAGCAGCTGGCCCTGGCGAAACTGCCGAAAGGCACACCGGTCGAAGATCCGGCGGTCGAAAAAGCCGTGCGTAATCTGCTGATGACCGAAGACTTTGCGCTGGTCAGCAAGCTGCAGCGTCATGCCCGTTCCGCCATCGAAAGCTACAACGATGATGAACTGGCCAGCCTGATTGGCACCAAGCGTATGTCAGATTACAAAGCCGCCCTGACGCAGCGTAACATCCGCTCCATGGACAGCCTGGCGACCTATGGCTGGATCATGTATCAGGATGCCTGTAACCGGGAAGTGCTGGGCCACCTGCCTGACTTTGAAGAGCTGTTTGCACGTGCGGCACTGCCGGAAATCGCAGCGGCAGTGGGTAAACTCTCCTGA
- the hpf gene encoding ribosome hibernation promoting factor: protein MQLNLTGQHVEITEPLREFVNGKFAKLEHYFEHINQVYIVLKVEKVTQVADATLHVNGGELHATSEAEDMYAAIDGLIDKLARQLTKHKDKLKKH, encoded by the coding sequence ATGCAGCTGAACCTGACCGGGCAACACGTTGAAATCACCGAACCTCTGCGTGAATTCGTCAACGGTAAATTTGCCAAACTGGAACACTATTTCGAACATATCAATCAGGTCTATATTGTCCTGAAAGTTGAGAAAGTCACTCAGGTGGCGGACGCAACGCTTCACGTGAACGGTGGCGAGCTGCACGCCACATCGGAAGCGGAAGATATGTATGCGGCCATTGACGGGCTGATCGACAAGCTCGCCCGTCAGCTGACCAAACACAAAGATAAACTGAAAAAACACTAA
- the npr gene encoding PTS phosphocarrier protein NPr produces the protein MTVRQTVEIRNKLGMHARPAMKLFELVQSFDADVLLRNEAGTEAEASSVIALLMLDSAKGGHIEIEASGPEEVPALAAVIELFEAGFDED, from the coding sequence ATGACCGTCAGACAAACTGTAGAAATCAGGAATAAGCTGGGTATGCACGCCCGTCCGGCAATGAAGCTCTTTGAGCTGGTGCAGAGCTTTGACGCCGACGTGCTGCTGCGTAACGAGGCGGGCACCGAAGCCGAAGCCAGCAGCGTGATTGCGCTGCTGATGCTCGACTCGGCCAAAGGCGGGCATATTGAGATCGAAGCCAGCGGCCCGGAAGAAGTCCCGGCGCTGGCGGCGGTCATCGAACTGTTCGAAGCGGGCTTCGATGAAGATTAA
- the rapZ gene encoding RNase adapter RapZ, translating to MVLMIVSGRSGSGKSVALRALEDMGFYCVDNLPVVLLPELANSLAERNISAAVSIDVRNMPESPEIFETALNNLPDSFSPQLLFLDADRNTLIRRYSDTRRLHPLSSKNLSLESAIDEESDLLEPLRSRADLIIDTSEMSVHELAEMLRTRLLGKRERELTMVFESFGFKHGIPIDADYVFDVRFLPNPHWDPKLRPMTGLDRPVAAFLDRHTEVHNFIYQTRSYLELWLPMLETNNRSYLTVAIGCTGGKHRSVYIAEQLADYFRSRGKNVQSRHRTLEKRKS from the coding sequence ATGGTGCTGATGATCGTTAGCGGTCGTTCAGGCTCGGGGAAGTCAGTGGCGCTCCGTGCGCTGGAAGATATGGGATTCTACTGCGTCGACAACCTGCCGGTCGTGCTGCTGCCTGAGTTAGCGAACTCGCTGGCTGAGCGCAATATTTCGGCGGCGGTCAGTATCGATGTCCGGAACATGCCTGAATCCCCTGAAATTTTCGAAACCGCGCTGAATAATCTGCCCGACTCCTTTTCACCGCAGCTGCTTTTTCTCGACGCCGATCGCAATACCCTGATTCGGCGTTACAGCGATACGCGCCGTCTGCACCCGCTTTCCAGCAAGAACCTGTCGCTGGAGAGCGCGATTGACGAAGAGAGCGATCTGCTGGAGCCGCTGCGCTCCCGCGCCGACCTGATCATCGACACCTCCGAGATGTCGGTGCATGAGCTGGCCGAGATGCTGCGTACCCGCCTGCTGGGCAAGCGCGAACGCGAGCTGACCATGGTGTTTGAATCCTTCGGCTTCAAGCATGGCATCCCCATTGATGCAGACTATGTGTTTGACGTACGCTTTCTGCCCAATCCACACTGGGATCCCAAGCTGCGACCGATGACCGGCCTCGATCGTCCGGTAGCCGCCTTCCTCGATCGCCACACCGAAGTACACAATTTTATCTACCAGACGCGCAGCTATTTAGAACTCTGGCTGCCGATGCTGGAAACCAACAACCGTAGCTATCTTACCGTGGCGATTGGCTGTACCGGCGGTAAACATCGCTCCGTCTATATTGCCGAGCAGCTGGCCGATTACTTCCGTTCACGCGGTAAGAATGTACAGTCACGCCATCGCACGCTGGAAAAGCGCAAATCATGA